A single genomic interval of Corallococcus macrosporus harbors:
- a CDS encoding AMP-dependent synthetase/ligase, translating to MDLPKTMLHALHDQAARLEHRPALWSHHGGAYVPTSWFDYAQRVKRFALGLHALGFREGDPLGLLSFNREAWHVADLGAMALGGVPVGLYTTSSVDQLVYILGHCEARFLLVENAKHLATGLEVQKRLPALKHLIVVDAPTPLPDGVLRYADVLASGAKQDEDPYWDSVHALHPDALATLIYTSGTTGQPKGVALSHRNLAWTSKQLGDTMGFKDMEDERLVSYLPLSHIAEQIVSLHSPLLMGTQVYFADSLDALGKNLTEVRPTIFFAVPRVWEKFKSKAEEGLAAQPPLKRRLVEWARATALERNTRVLNQERVPSFMEAKFALAQRVVFQPLKTRIGLDRARLFSTSAAPIGRDVLDFFASIDVVLLEVWGMTEVTGPATVSTAECARLGTVGRPMLGVEVRIAEDGEILVKGGNVCLGYHRNPEATQELLADGWLHTGDVGQLDAEGFLRITGRKKEIIVTSGGKKTSPANIEELIKAVSPVGHALVVGDRRNYLVALLTLEPDRARRLAREKGWPEDVATLVNDPRLQQHLHEALERDVNPKLSRFEGIKRFRVLPGEFSIDGGELTPSMKMRRKVVEQKYADVIDALYSEPGGAAAAHG from the coding sequence ATGGACCTGCCCAAGACGATGCTGCATGCGCTCCATGACCAGGCCGCGCGGCTGGAACACCGCCCGGCGCTGTGGTCCCACCATGGAGGCGCCTATGTCCCCACCTCGTGGTTCGACTATGCCCAGCGCGTCAAGCGCTTCGCCCTGGGGCTGCACGCGCTGGGTTTCCGGGAAGGCGACCCGCTGGGCCTCCTGAGCTTCAACCGCGAGGCGTGGCACGTCGCGGACCTGGGGGCCATGGCCCTGGGCGGCGTGCCGGTGGGGCTCTACACCACCAGCAGTGTGGATCAGCTCGTCTACATCCTGGGCCACTGTGAGGCGCGCTTCCTCCTGGTGGAGAACGCGAAGCACCTGGCCACCGGTCTGGAGGTCCAGAAGCGGCTGCCCGCGCTGAAGCACCTCATCGTCGTGGACGCGCCCACGCCCCTGCCGGACGGCGTGCTGCGCTACGCGGACGTGCTGGCCTCCGGCGCGAAGCAGGACGAAGACCCCTACTGGGACAGCGTCCACGCGCTGCACCCGGACGCCCTGGCCACGCTCATCTACACGTCCGGCACCACCGGCCAGCCGAAGGGCGTGGCGCTCAGCCACCGCAACCTCGCCTGGACGTCGAAGCAGCTGGGCGACACCATGGGCTTCAAGGACATGGAGGACGAGCGGCTGGTGTCGTACCTGCCGCTGTCACACATCGCGGAGCAGATCGTCTCCCTGCACAGCCCGCTGCTCATGGGCACGCAGGTGTACTTCGCGGATTCGCTGGACGCGCTGGGCAAGAACCTCACGGAGGTGCGCCCCACCATCTTCTTCGCGGTGCCGCGCGTCTGGGAGAAGTTCAAGTCGAAGGCGGAGGAGGGGCTCGCCGCGCAGCCGCCCCTGAAGCGCCGGCTGGTGGAGTGGGCCCGCGCCACGGCGCTGGAGCGCAACACGCGCGTGCTCAACCAGGAGCGCGTGCCTTCGTTCATGGAGGCCAAGTTCGCGCTGGCCCAGCGGGTGGTGTTCCAGCCCTTGAAGACGCGCATCGGTCTGGACAGGGCGAGGCTGTTCTCCACGTCCGCGGCGCCCATTGGCCGGGACGTGCTGGACTTCTTCGCCTCCATCGACGTCGTGCTCCTGGAGGTCTGGGGCATGACGGAGGTGACCGGCCCCGCCACGGTGAGCACCGCCGAGTGCGCCCGCCTGGGCACGGTGGGCCGCCCCATGCTGGGCGTGGAGGTGCGCATCGCGGAGGACGGGGAGATCCTCGTCAAGGGCGGCAACGTGTGCCTGGGCTACCACCGCAACCCGGAGGCCACGCAGGAGCTGCTGGCGGACGGGTGGCTGCACACGGGTGACGTGGGACAGCTGGATGCCGAAGGCTTCCTGCGCATCACCGGCCGCAAGAAGGAGATCATCGTCACCTCCGGCGGCAAGAAGACGTCTCCCGCGAACATCGAGGAGCTGATCAAGGCCGTCTCCCCCGTGGGGCACGCGCTGGTGGTGGGGGACCGCCGCAACTACCTGGTGGCCCTGCTGACGCTGGAGCCGGACCGGGCGCGGAGGCTTGCACGGGAGAAGGGCTGGCCGGAGGACGTGGCCACGCTGGTGAACGACCCGCGGCTCCAGCAGCACCTGCACGAGGCCCTCGAGCGGGACGTGAACCCGAAGCTGTCGCGCTTCGAGGGCATCAAGCGCTTCCGCGTGCTGCCGGGGGAGTTCTCCATCGACGGCGGCGAGCTCACGCCCAGCATGAAGATGCGCCGCAAGGTGGTGGAGCAGAAGTACGCGGACGTCATCGACGCGCTCTACAGCGAGCCGGGGGGCGCGGCCGCGGCCCACGGGTAG
- a CDS encoding 3-dehydroquinate synthase, with product MSPLPPGSYRPPNDRWGSFTKLVAKLPEGSVAVVDRTVARFHPTLIPAIEARKPRAIIQLVGGERAKSLASLQKVLAGGINLPRSGTLVAVGGGTVGDVATVAAHLLKRGVRLVQVPTTLLAAVDSSLGGKGAVDLVVRGRVVKNPAGVFHYADETWLCPELYATLSDAQVREGSIEAWKMVASLDASLFKRYVRTPPALEKLVKDARGLKEDVCAKDPYEHQGLRRVLNFGHTFGHVLESLSRFKLSHGDAVGLGILWALDVGRHLGITPEPVAHEVERALARGPGVLGRDRAAEISQRAPLKDVVALLDADKKAGANGELRMVLLTAVGTAEVVDVMPKTWRALWPAWTRGARP from the coding sequence ATGAGCCCGCTTCCTCCCGGTTCCTACCGCCCCCCCAACGACCGCTGGGGTTCCTTCACGAAGCTCGTCGCCAAGCTGCCCGAGGGCAGCGTCGCCGTGGTGGACCGCACCGTCGCGCGCTTCCACCCCACGCTCATCCCCGCCATCGAGGCCCGCAAGCCGCGCGCCATCATCCAGTTGGTGGGCGGTGAGCGCGCCAAGAGCCTCGCGTCGCTGCAGAAGGTGCTCGCGGGCGGGATCAACCTGCCGCGCTCCGGCACGCTCGTGGCCGTGGGCGGTGGCACCGTGGGCGACGTCGCCACCGTGGCCGCGCACCTGCTCAAGCGCGGCGTGCGGCTGGTGCAGGTGCCCACGACGCTGCTCGCGGCGGTGGACAGCAGCCTGGGCGGCAAGGGCGCGGTGGACCTCGTCGTGCGCGGCCGCGTGGTGAAGAACCCCGCGGGCGTCTTCCACTACGCGGATGAGACGTGGCTGTGCCCGGAGCTGTACGCCACGCTGTCCGACGCGCAGGTGCGCGAGGGGTCCATCGAGGCGTGGAAGATGGTCGCGTCGCTGGATGCGTCCCTCTTCAAGCGCTACGTGCGCACGCCGCCGGCGCTGGAGAAGCTGGTGAAGGACGCGCGCGGCCTGAAGGAGGACGTCTGCGCGAAGGACCCGTACGAGCACCAGGGCCTGCGCCGCGTGCTCAACTTCGGCCACACCTTCGGCCACGTGCTGGAGAGCCTGTCGCGCTTCAAGCTGTCGCACGGCGACGCGGTGGGCCTGGGCATCCTCTGGGCCCTGGACGTGGGCCGGCACCTGGGCATCACGCCGGAGCCGGTGGCGCATGAAGTGGAACGCGCGCTGGCCCGGGGTCCGGGCGTGCTCGGCCGCGACCGCGCTGCCGAAATTTCCCAGCGCGCGCCGTTGAAGGACGTGGTCGCGCTGCTGGACGCCGACAAGAAGGCCGGCGCCAACGGCGAGCTGCGCATGGTGCTGCTCACCGCGGTGGGCACCGCCGAAGTCGTGGATGTGATGCCGAAGACGTGGCGGGCCCTGTGGCCCGCCTGGACCCGTGGAGCCCGCCCTTGA
- the pyk gene encoding pyruvate kinase — translation MRKAKIICTLGPASDSKEVIEGLVKAGMNVARLNFSHGTHDEHRQRVQRIRAVSKKLGVPVAILQDVQGPKVRLGRFEGGQMAVKTGDLVTVTTRSVMGQGNVIPTPVRSLPRDVEKGHEVLLDDGRVRLRVLKVSGQDVSCRVEVGGLLKDHKGLNLPGTAMSVPTLTEKDKVDLAFGQEVGVDYVALSFVRTAQDVRQARALVAKNKTPLISKIEKPQAVENLEAIAAESDGVMVARGDLGVEMPLEQLPAIQKRTVRQVNRMGGIVIVATEMLESMVLNARPTRAEVSDVANAILDGADAVMLSGETAAGKYPVDAVATMARIVEETERTSLITLPHSPFERSEDLGTGIAAAAVAASRQLGIGTIIAYTESGHSARLISEFRPGARILALTPNANTVNRMALYWGVTGHLVKRVSSTDAMLKQVRRLCLEQRFCEPGAPFILVAGVPLNVPGNTNLMSIHRV, via the coding sequence ATGCGCAAGGCGAAGATCATCTGCACGCTGGGTCCGGCGTCGGACTCGAAGGAAGTCATCGAGGGGCTGGTGAAGGCGGGCATGAACGTGGCCCGGCTCAACTTCTCTCACGGGACGCACGACGAGCACCGCCAGCGCGTCCAGCGCATCCGCGCGGTGTCGAAGAAGCTGGGTGTGCCGGTGGCCATCCTCCAGGACGTGCAGGGCCCCAAGGTGCGCCTGGGCCGCTTCGAGGGCGGCCAGATGGCGGTGAAGACGGGCGACCTGGTGACGGTGACGACGCGCTCGGTGATGGGCCAGGGGAACGTCATCCCCACGCCGGTGCGCTCGCTGCCCCGGGACGTGGAGAAGGGCCACGAGGTGCTGCTGGACGACGGCCGGGTGCGCCTGCGCGTGCTGAAGGTGAGCGGCCAGGACGTGTCCTGCCGCGTGGAGGTGGGCGGGCTCCTCAAGGACCACAAGGGCCTCAACCTGCCCGGCACGGCCATGTCGGTGCCCACGTTGACGGAGAAGGACAAGGTGGACCTGGCCTTCGGCCAGGAGGTGGGCGTGGACTACGTGGCGCTGTCCTTCGTGCGCACCGCGCAGGACGTGCGCCAGGCGCGAGCGCTGGTGGCGAAGAACAAGACGCCGCTCATCTCCAAGATTGAGAAGCCCCAGGCGGTGGAGAACCTGGAGGCCATCGCCGCGGAGTCGGACGGGGTGATGGTGGCCCGCGGCGACCTGGGCGTGGAGATGCCGCTGGAGCAGTTGCCCGCCATCCAGAAGCGCACCGTGCGGCAGGTGAACCGCATGGGCGGCATCGTCATCGTCGCGACGGAGATGCTGGAGAGCATGGTGCTCAACGCCCGGCCCACGCGCGCGGAGGTGTCCGACGTGGCCAACGCCATCCTGGATGGCGCGGACGCGGTGATGCTCTCCGGTGAGACGGCGGCGGGCAAATACCCGGTGGACGCGGTGGCCACCATGGCGCGCATCGTGGAGGAGACGGAGCGCACCAGCCTCATCACCCTGCCCCACTCGCCCTTCGAGCGCTCGGAGGACCTGGGCACCGGCATCGCGGCGGCGGCGGTGGCCGCGTCCCGGCAGCTGGGCATCGGGACCATCATCGCGTACACGGAGAGCGGCCACTCCGCGCGCCTCATCTCCGAGTTCCGTCCCGGCGCGCGCATCCTCGCGCTGACGCCCAACGCGAACACGGTGAACCGGATGGCGCTGTACTGGGGCGTGACGGGCCACCTGGTGAAGCGCGTCAGCTCCACGGACGCCATGCTCAAGCAGGTGCGCCGGCTCTGCCTCGAGCAGCGCTTCTGCGAACCCGGCGCCCCCTTCATCCTGGTGGCCGGCGTGCCGCTCAACGTGCCGGGCAACACCAACCTCATGAGCATCCACCGCGTCTGA
- a CDS encoding citrate synthase has translation MPKDTLTVTDNRTGKTYEIPIENGCIRTPDLRQIKTGSDDFGLMGYDPAFLNTANCKSAITFIDGDKGILEYRGYPIEQLAEKSTFLEVAYLLLKGQLPTQAELDNFTHNVTHHTLVHENIKSFMDGFRYDAHPMSMLGSTVAALSGFYPDAKNIRDARSREIQITRLIAKMPTIAAFSYRHSMGLPYVYPDNDLSYVANFLAMIKRIGTTTYKVHPTLEKALDVLFILHADHEQNCSTTSVRTVGSSQVDPYSAVAAGVGALYGPLHGGANEAVLRMLREIGTKSAIPEFIKQVKGGEGEKKLMGFGHRVYKSYDPRAKVIKRVADEVFEVTGKNPLLEIALELERIALEDEYFVKRKLYPNVDFYSGLIYEAMGFQAEMFPVLFAIPRTVGWCAQWEEMVTDNEQKIARPRQVYTGSTRRDYVAREKRTSAK, from the coding sequence ATGCCCAAGGACACGCTGACCGTCACCGACAATCGGACCGGGAAGACGTACGAGATCCCGATCGAGAACGGCTGTATCCGCACCCCCGACCTGCGCCAGATCAAGACCGGCAGCGATGACTTCGGTCTGATGGGTTACGACCCCGCGTTCCTGAACACGGCGAACTGTAAGAGCGCCATCACGTTCATCGACGGTGACAAGGGCATCCTGGAGTACCGCGGCTACCCCATCGAGCAGCTCGCGGAGAAGTCCACCTTCCTGGAGGTGGCCTACCTGCTGCTCAAGGGCCAGCTGCCCACGCAGGCGGAGCTGGACAACTTCACGCACAACGTGACGCACCACACGCTGGTGCATGAGAACATCAAGTCCTTCATGGACGGGTTCCGCTACGACGCGCACCCCATGTCCATGCTGGGCTCCACAGTGGCGGCCCTGTCCGGCTTCTACCCGGACGCGAAGAACATCCGCGACGCGCGCAGCCGTGAGATCCAGATCACGCGCCTCATCGCGAAGATGCCCACCATCGCCGCGTTCTCGTACCGGCACTCGATGGGCCTGCCCTACGTCTACCCGGACAACGACCTGTCCTACGTCGCCAACTTCCTGGCGATGATCAAGCGCATCGGCACCACGACGTACAAGGTGCACCCGACGCTGGAGAAGGCGCTCGACGTCCTCTTCATCCTGCACGCGGACCACGAGCAGAACTGCTCCACCACGTCCGTGCGCACGGTGGGCTCGTCGCAGGTGGACCCCTACTCCGCGGTCGCCGCGGGCGTGGGCGCGCTCTACGGCCCGCTGCACGGCGGCGCCAACGAGGCGGTGCTCCGCATGCTCCGCGAGATCGGCACCAAGTCCGCCATCCCGGAGTTCATCAAGCAGGTGAAGGGCGGCGAGGGCGAGAAGAAGCTCATGGGCTTCGGCCACCGCGTCTACAAGTCCTACGACCCGCGCGCGAAGGTCATCAAGCGCGTGGCGGACGAGGTCTTCGAAGTCACCGGCAAGAACCCGCTGCTCGAGATCGCGCTCGAACTGGAGCGCATCGCGCTCGAGGACGAGTACTTCGTGAAGCGCAAGCTGTATCCCAACGTCGACTTCTACTCGGGCCTCATCTACGAGGCGATGGGCTTCCAGGCGGAGATGTTCCCCGTCCTGTTCGCCATCCCCCGCACGGTGGGCTGGTGCGCGCAGTGGGAGGAGATGGTGACGGACAACGAGCAGAAGATCGCCCGGCCCCGTCAGGTCTACACGGGCTCCACGCGCCGCGACTACGTCGCCCGCGAGAAGCGCACCAGCGCCAAGTAG
- a CDS encoding shikimate dehydrogenase has product MATRRIITLPPTLTGADAVAFARDGLKRGADVIEVRTDLHAAGDIDPDALARVMPLLVSERGKPLPAPWIQAAWRVDRDVERAQDMDAPPGKLLASHHAEGPLTTAEALRRWSRPIPPDALVKHVEPMDGPAHLDTLLETQALLSQRFGAERVTVLGMGPVAIPARAVLSRRNGLEYVAMGGPWTAAPGQRLLDDVVREHRKAKDPHALRLGILGTSIAHSRSPRIHRQPFDRIDLAEDAPVEAVVDAMLPYYAGFAVTSPFKMRLAKHTGSTLDAINTLVRRGARWESFNTDTEGARAVLERLGAKDVAVLGDGGSTQALRLVAAEQGLALRVVKRAEIHAPLSGDWVWTWPDRVAPPENLRFHGARVAVIAYGAPGRRVAAEIVRRGGTPLLLGAAWFVAQARRQRQLWETAT; this is encoded by the coding sequence ATGGCCACCCGGCGCATCATCACCCTGCCCCCCACCCTCACCGGCGCGGACGCCGTGGCCTTCGCGCGCGATGGGCTCAAGCGCGGCGCGGACGTCATCGAGGTGCGGACCGACCTGCACGCCGCCGGAGACATCGACCCGGACGCGCTCGCCCGCGTGATGCCGCTGCTCGTCTCCGAGCGGGGCAAGCCGCTGCCCGCTCCGTGGATCCAGGCCGCGTGGCGCGTGGACCGGGACGTGGAGCGCGCGCAGGACATGGACGCGCCGCCGGGGAAGCTGCTCGCGTCGCACCACGCGGAAGGACCACTCACGACGGCGGAGGCGCTGCGCCGCTGGTCCCGTCCCATTCCGCCGGACGCGCTGGTGAAGCACGTGGAGCCCATGGACGGGCCCGCGCACCTGGACACGCTGCTGGAGACACAGGCCCTGCTGTCCCAGCGCTTCGGCGCCGAGCGCGTCACCGTGCTGGGCATGGGGCCTGTCGCCATCCCGGCGCGCGCGGTGCTCTCGCGCAGGAACGGGCTGGAGTACGTGGCCATGGGCGGCCCGTGGACGGCCGCGCCGGGACAGCGCCTGCTGGACGACGTGGTGCGCGAGCATCGCAAGGCGAAGGATCCGCACGCGCTCCGCCTGGGCATCCTGGGCACGTCCATCGCGCACTCGCGCTCGCCGCGGATCCACCGTCAGCCGTTCGACCGCATCGACCTGGCGGAGGACGCACCGGTGGAGGCGGTGGTGGACGCGATGCTGCCGTACTACGCGGGCTTCGCCGTGACGAGCCCGTTCAAGATGAGGCTCGCGAAGCACACGGGCTCCACGCTGGACGCCATCAACACGCTGGTGCGCCGGGGCGCGCGGTGGGAGTCCTTCAACACCGACACGGAAGGGGCGCGCGCGGTGCTGGAGCGGTTGGGCGCGAAGGACGTCGCGGTGCTGGGCGACGGCGGCTCCACGCAGGCGCTGCGGCTGGTGGCCGCCGAACAGGGACTTGCCCTGCGGGTCGTCAAGCGCGCGGAGATTCACGCCCCGCTGTCCGGGGATTGGGTCTGGACGTGGCCGGACCGCGTGGCTCCGCCCGAAAACCTGCGATTCCACGGGGCACGCGTGGCGGTGATCGCATACGGTGCGCCCGGCCGGCGCGTCGCCGCGGAGATCGTTCGCCGCGGGGGCACCCCTCTCCTGCTCGGTGCGGCGTGGTTCGTCGCCCAGGCCCGGCGGCAGCGACAACTCTGGGAAACGGCGACATGA
- a CDS encoding 3-phosphoshikimate 1-carboxyvinyltransferase: MSHASPSRLTVDPSALSASPLTPPVSKSDAQRALVLGHLTGAWPLPSVQAESDEDLPADVRVLRRGVEALRLPPGPVRDVDCADGGAPFRILVTQAAVTPGARVRFTGTPRLGERPHGPLFTSLKEALGPAGLTLTEGTPWPVELHAPQDTAKLAPVFRVPGAQSSQYASSLLLGCAERFLREKRAWSVEIEGTLTSAGYMDLTVAWLRRFGFTVEQSEGHYSVTHYQAPESVPSLPGDWSSLGYLVLIAWRTGGTVERAEPRSAHPDQAILRLVADVGLKMIPADAPNTWRFQGEATGELRASGKECPDLLPTLAALACVLPRPTTLTDVGILRVKESDRLEGIRTLVTAYGGTTELSAGADSESLRILPPKTKPARFAMDSRGDHRLAMSAATLCVLSGVPLELTGPECVEKSFPGFWRQLARSGIRYS; encoded by the coding sequence TTGAGCCATGCCTCGCCGAGCCGTCTCACCGTCGACCCGAGCGCCTTGAGCGCCTCACCGCTCACCCCGCCCGTGTCGAAGTCGGACGCCCAGCGAGCCCTGGTGTTGGGACACCTCACGGGCGCCTGGCCGCTGCCGTCGGTGCAGGCGGAATCGGACGAGGACCTTCCCGCGGACGTGCGCGTGCTGCGCCGGGGCGTGGAGGCCCTGCGCCTGCCGCCCGGCCCCGTGCGTGACGTGGACTGCGCGGACGGCGGTGCTCCCTTCCGCATCCTCGTCACGCAGGCCGCGGTGACGCCCGGTGCGCGCGTGCGCTTCACCGGCACGCCCCGCCTGGGCGAGCGCCCGCACGGCCCGCTCTTCACGTCGCTCAAAGAGGCCCTGGGCCCCGCCGGCCTGACGCTCACCGAGGGCACCCCGTGGCCGGTGGAGCTGCACGCGCCCCAGGACACGGCGAAGCTTGCGCCGGTGTTCCGCGTGCCGGGCGCGCAGAGCAGCCAGTACGCCTCCAGCCTGCTCTTGGGCTGCGCGGAGCGGTTCCTGCGGGAGAAGCGCGCGTGGAGCGTGGAGATCGAAGGCACGCTCACCAGCGCCGGCTACATGGACCTCACGGTGGCGTGGCTGCGCCGCTTCGGCTTCACCGTGGAGCAGTCCGAAGGTCACTATTCCGTCACGCATTATCAGGCGCCCGAATCCGTCCCATCACTGCCGGGCGACTGGTCGTCGTTGGGCTACCTGGTGCTCATCGCCTGGCGCACGGGCGGCACGGTGGAGCGCGCGGAGCCGCGGAGCGCCCACCCGGACCAGGCGATCCTCCGGCTGGTCGCTGACGTCGGGTTGAAGATGATCCCCGCGGACGCGCCCAACACGTGGCGTTTCCAGGGCGAAGCCACCGGCGAGCTGCGCGCTTCCGGCAAGGAGTGCCCGGACCTGCTGCCCACGCTGGCGGCGCTCGCGTGCGTGCTGCCCCGGCCCACGACGCTGACGGACGTGGGCATCCTGCGGGTCAAGGAGAGCGACCGGCTGGAAGGAATCCGAACGTTGGTCACCGCCTACGGCGGCACCACGGAACTGTCGGCCGGAGCCGACAGTGAGTCGCTTCGCATCCTCCCGCCGAAGACGAAGCCCGCGCGCTTCGCCATGGACAGCCGGGGCGACCACCGCCTGGCGATGTCAGCGGCCACCCTGTGTGTGCTGTCCGGGGTGCCTCTGGAGTTGACGGGGCCGGAGTGCGTGGAGAAGAGCTTTCCGGGCTTCTGGCGGCAGCTGGCGCGCTCTGGAATCCGCTATTCCTGA
- the aroC gene encoding chorismate synthase, with protein sequence MNTFGTLFRLTTFGESHGPALGSVIDGCPAGVPLTREMIQAALDRRRPGQSALVTPRNEPDTVEILSGVFEDKTLGTPIAAIVRNANQRSQDYNQLASVDRPGHADAVWRERYKHRDHRGGGRTSGRETLCRVIGGAVAEAYLARDLPSISTVAYVSQVGELISSVPAPGLTRAMVDAHPTRCPDAAVREEMSRQILAAKEAGDSLGGSIDVRVEGLPVGLGEPLFGKLKALIAQALGSIGAVTGVVWGPPDLIQRLGQPGTKFHAVKDAYGGIQGGLANGEPMQVRAFFKPPATLADHAKGGRHDPCIMPRAVPVLEAMVSLVIADLVQQLNARPHSA encoded by the coding sequence ATGAATACCTTTGGCACCCTCTTCCGGCTGACGACCTTCGGCGAAAGCCACGGCCCCGCGCTGGGCTCCGTCATCGACGGCTGCCCCGCGGGCGTTCCGCTCACGCGCGAGATGATCCAGGCGGCGCTGGACCGCCGGCGTCCCGGACAGTCCGCCCTGGTGACCCCGCGCAACGAGCCCGACACCGTGGAAATCCTCTCCGGCGTCTTCGAGGACAAGACGCTGGGCACTCCCATCGCGGCCATCGTGCGCAACGCGAACCAGCGCTCGCAGGACTACAATCAGTTGGCCAGCGTGGACCGGCCCGGCCATGCGGACGCCGTGTGGCGCGAGCGCTACAAGCACCGCGACCACCGGGGCGGCGGCCGCACCAGCGGACGTGAGACGCTCTGCCGCGTCATCGGCGGCGCCGTCGCGGAGGCGTACCTCGCGCGCGACCTGCCCTCCATCAGCACCGTGGCCTACGTCTCCCAGGTGGGCGAGCTGATCTCCTCCGTTCCGGCGCCGGGCCTCACCCGCGCCATGGTGGACGCCCACCCCACCCGCTGCCCGGATGCAGCCGTCCGTGAAGAGATGTCCCGGCAGATCCTCGCCGCGAAGGAGGCCGGGGACAGCCTGGGCGGCTCCATCGACGTGCGCGTGGAGGGCCTGCCCGTCGGCCTGGGCGAGCCCCTCTTCGGCAAGCTGAAGGCGCTCATCGCGCAGGCGCTGGGCAGCATTGGCGCCGTCACCGGTGTCGTGTGGGGTCCGCCGGATCTGATCCAGCGCCTGGGACAGCCCGGCACGAAGTTCCACGCCGTGAAGGACGCGTACGGCGGCATCCAGGGTGGGCTCGCCAACGGAGAGCCCATGCAGGTGCGCGCCTTCTTCAAGCCCCCCGCGACGCTCGCGGATCACGCCAAGGGCGGCCGTCACGACCCGTGCATCATGCCCCGCGCCGTCCCGGTGCTGGAGGCCATGGTGTCGCTCGTCATCGCCGACCTCGTCCAGCAACTCAACGCCCGCCCCCACTCCGCATGA
- a CDS encoding bifunctional nuclease domain-containing protein produces the protein MKTSNRANFFVAPFTAVVLALGGALFLPAFGIPGAIAASETAEGKREKPCITEKGADPKACSELVELEVKDVVPLMEAQTHAVVLTTKDGETVLPLFVDEGAAVSIAFRLAERPPPQPLSQDLLDDVVSKLGGKVTEVRIDDLRDNVYSGRVFLQQGKKELALDARPSDSIAMAMHSQARIRVTRKVLALAGITRAEIEALQKQQDLGVGGSGQGGEDMGPLPPPPPMGPSAGHPKPPSEDIGMDHSVKDEPLMAPTGKGQEIDL, from the coding sequence GTGAAAACGTCCAACCGCGCCAATTTCTTCGTCGCTCCGTTCACGGCCGTGGTGCTGGCGCTGGGGGGAGCGTTGTTCCTTCCCGCGTTCGGGATCCCCGGCGCCATCGCCGCCTCCGAGACGGCCGAAGGGAAGAGAGAGAAGCCCTGCATCACCGAGAAGGGCGCTGATCCCAAGGCGTGCTCGGAGCTGGTGGAGCTGGAAGTGAAGGACGTGGTGCCCTTGATGGAGGCGCAGACGCACGCCGTCGTGCTGACCACCAAGGACGGGGAGACGGTGCTCCCGCTCTTCGTGGACGAGGGCGCGGCGGTCTCCATCGCCTTCCGCCTCGCGGAACGTCCGCCCCCCCAGCCGCTGTCGCAGGACCTGCTGGACGACGTGGTGTCCAAGCTGGGCGGCAAGGTGACGGAGGTCCGCATCGACGACCTGCGCGACAACGTCTACTCCGGCCGCGTCTTCCTGCAGCAGGGCAAGAAGGAGCTGGCGCTGGACGCCCGGCCCTCCGACTCCATCGCCATGGCCATGCACAGCCAGGCCCGCATCCGCGTGACGCGCAAGGTGCTGGCGCTGGCGGGCATCACCCGCGCGGAGATCGAGGCCCTGCAGAAGCAGCAGGACCTGGGCGTGGGCGGCAGCGGCCAGGGGGGGGAGGACATGGGTCCCCTGCCCCCGCCGCCTCCCATGGGCCCCAGCGCGGGCCACCCGAAGCCTCCGTCCGAGGACATCGGCATGGACCACTCCGTCAAGGACGAGCCGCTGATGGCGCCCACGGGCAAGGGCCAGGAGATCGACCTCTAG